One Diospyros lotus cultivar Yz01 chromosome 1, ASM1463336v1, whole genome shotgun sequence genomic window carries:
- the LOC127809570 gene encoding U-box domain-containing protein 44-like, producing the protein MENRTFSEEVSEATTSAEQFASLEKDWETESEVFLEFSVFVEKLDQIITEIKQNKAMSKPQIRKAVESLEEKLGRAKALTRSANCGAQLKKQIEGLTHDLGRSLGLVLFASHDVSMENRENIEALRKEMMSVRFDSSLESESVNDFGTEETGETEQTGEEARSEIEEEILEVETTLNLEDVVLQLKYGSDDEFRSAILALNMAFRDGSITNEWISDEGVIPILFNRLGSSKPINRLTIIQILRILAAVNAENMDKMADVGCLSTLVKSLARDEKERREAVGLLLSLSDVPTVRRRIGRIQGCILMLVAILNGDDPAASQDAGKLLNALSSNTQNALHMAEAGYFKPIIQYLKEGSDMSKILMATALSKMELTDQSKASLGEGGAIEPLVKMFNCGKLEAKLSSLNALQNLSSLKENILRLISTGIVSSLLQLLFSVTSVLMTLREPAAAILAKIAQSESILVNQNVAQQMLSLLNLSSPVIQHHLLQALNSIASHHGASKIRRKMKENAAIQLLLPFLTETNSKTRTGALELIYTLSKDSPVELTEQLGETHLNIIINVISSAVAESERAAAVGILSSLPVSNKKATDILKRANVLPTLFSIMNSGPMTSTQTSCSLAESIAGLLIRITVPSDKKLQQFSVEQGAIPFLVRCLSNGSPVTKCRAATSLAQLSQNSLSLKKSRKSSWFCVSPPADSFCEVHDAYCSVQSTFCLIKAGAVSPLIQILEGNDTEADEAVLSALATLLQDEIWESGSNCIAQVSGVNALIKVLGRGTIKSQEKALWILERIFRSEDHKEQYGKSAEAVLIDLAQNGDLKLKSSCAKLLAQFELLQHQSSYF; encoded by the exons ATGGAAAATAGAACATTTTCGGAGGAGGTTTCCGAGGCGACAACGTCTGCGGAACAATTTGCTTCTCTAGAAAAAGACTGGGAAACGGAGAGCGAGGTGTTCCTCGAATTCTCTGTTTTTGTCGAGAAATTGGATCAAATTATCACTGAAATCAAGCAGAACAAGGCCATGAGCAAGCCGCAGATTCGAAAAGCAGTTGAATCACTCGAAGAGAAGCTGGGGCGAGCCAAGGCCTTGACTCGAAGCGCCAATTGCGGAGCGCAATTGAAGAAGCAGATCGAAGGCCTGACTCACGATTTGGGAAGGTCATTAGGGCTTGTGCTCTTCGCCAGTCACGACGTTTCGATGGAAAACAGAGAAAACATTGAGGCACTGCGGAAAGAAATGATGAGTGTGAGGTTCGATTCGAGCTTGGAATCGGAGTCGGTGAACGATTTTGGAACAGAAGAAACAGGGGAAACAGAGCAAACAGGGGAAGAAGCAAGAAGTGAGATAGAGGAAGAGATTTTGGAAGTTGAAACTACTCTCAACCTTGAAGATGTTGTTTTGCAGCTGAAATATGGAAGTGATGATGAATTCAGATCAGCAATTTTGGCGTTAAATATGGCATTTCGGGATGGTTCGATCACCAATGAGTGGATTAGTGATGAAGGCGTGATCCCAATTCTGTTTAACCGGCTGGGTTCAAGTAAGCCTATTAATCGGTTGACTATAATTCAGATACTCAGAATTCTAGCAGCAGTGAATGCTGAAAACATG GACAAGATGGCAGACGTAGGATGTTTATCGACATTGGTAAAATCTTTGGCACGGGATGAGAAGGAGCGGAGGGAGGCTGTTGGGCTGCTGTTGAGTCTCTCGGATGTTCCTACAGTTCGAAGAAGGATTGGGAGGATTCAAGGGTGTATACTTATGTTGGTTGCCATCTTAAATGGGGATGATCCTGCTGCTTCGCAGGATGCAGGCAAGTTGTTGAATGCTTTGTCAAGCAACACACAGAATGCTCTTCATATGGCAGAGGCTGGTTACTTCAAGCCTATAATTCAGTACCTTAAGGAAG GTTCAGATATGAGTAAAATACTCATGGCAACTGCACTTTCAAAAATGGAGCTTACTGATCAAAGTAAAGCTTCTCTTGGAGAAGGTGGGGCAATTGAACCACTTGTGAAAATGTTTAATTGTGGGAAGCTTGAAGCAAAATTATCGTCTCTAAACGCATTGCAGAATTTATCcagtttgaaagaaaacatcCTACGTTTGATCAGCACGGGCATTGTATCATCTCTGCTTCAGCTGCTCTTCTCTGTGACGTCCGTCCTGATGACTCTCAGGGAACCGGCGGCAGCCATTCTTGCAAAGATTGCTCAGTCTGAATCTATTCTTGTCAACCAAAATGTTGCACAACAGATGCTCTCACTTCTAAACCTTTCCAGTCCAGTAATTCAGCATCACCTCTTACAAGCACTGAACAGCATTGCATCCCATCATGGTGCATCCAAAATTaggaggaaaatgaaggaaaatgctGCAATTCAGCTCCTCCTGCCCTTTCTGACTGAAACTAACTCCAAGACCAGGACTGGTGCTTTGGAATTAATATACACCCTATCTAAAGATTCACCAGTCGAGCTAACAGAGCAGCTAGGAGAAACCCATctcaatattattataaatgttatatcATCAGCGGTAGCTGAGAGTGAAAGGGCTGCTGCCGTTGGCATACTAAGTAGCCTTCCAGTCAGCAATAAGAAAGCAACAGATATACTCAAGAGAGCAAACGTACTGCCCACTCTGTTCTCGATAATGAATTCAGGCCCAATGACTTCAACACAGACAAGCTGCTCGCTAGCTGAGAGCATTGCAGGTTTGCTTATTCGCATCACAGTTCCATCCGATAAGAAGCTACAACAATTTTCTGTTGAACAAGGGGCAATACCATTTCTTGTCAGATGTCTTTCAAACGGTTCGCCAGTCACTAAATGTAGAGCTGCAACCTCACTAGCTCAActatcacaaaattcattatcCCTCAAGAAGTCCAGAAAATCAAGTTGGTTCTGTGTATCTCCTCCTGCAGATTCGTTTTGTGAAGTTCATGATGCTTACTGTTCCGTCCAGAGCACATTTTGTTTGATCAAGGCTGGTGCTGTTTCTCCGTTGATTCAAATTTTGGAAGGTAATGATACGGAAGCAGATGAAGCTGTTCTCAGTGCTCTTGCCACTCTTCTACAAGACGAAATTTGGGAAAGTGGGAGCAATTGCATAGCCCAAGTGTCAGGTGTTAATGCCTTGATAAAAGTACTGGGACGAGGGACCATCAAGTCTCAGGAGAAAGCACTATGGATCTTGGAAAGAATTTTCAGATCTGAGGATCATAAAGAACAATATGGGAAATCTGCTGAGGCAGTGCTTATTGATCTAGCACAAAATGGTGATCTGAAACTAAAATCAAGTTGTGCCAAGTTATTAGCCCAATTCGAGCTCTTGCAACATCAATCAAGCTATTTTTGA
- the LOC127800170 gene encoding F-box protein SKIP5, translating to MGMEEERKSKRFTKQSLTASSPHINNLDDGCLMHIFSFLAPIPDRYNTALVCHRWHFLACHPRLWLRVDRSAKDLSQPGVFPNIETAVSTARPGDTILIAAGGTHLASNIQIKKPLCLIGGGELADDTILICTRGSDSALEFLSTCKLANLTVKAELGCCLLHRSGRLIIDGCILQCESNPLDHLSYPIMSTANSSEVFRSLVKGRGDGVSVSRTRIEGGAKAVLTSGTLSLQRVRVIYARTSVFFWFDVEQMQSFSE from the exons ATGGGAATGGAGGAGGAGCGAAAGTCGAAGCGATTCACGAAACAGTCGTTGACGGCGTCTTCGCCACATATAAACAATCTGGACGATGGCTGTCTCATGCACATCTTCAGCTTCCTAGCCCCGATTCCAG ATCGGTATAACACCGCCCTCGTTTGCCACAGATGGCATTTCCTGGCATGTCATCCTCGTCTTTGGCTGAGAGTAGATCGGTCTGCCAAAGATTTATCTCAGCCTGGAGTTTTCCCCAACATAGAAACAGCCGTCTCTACTGCAAG GCCTGGTGACACCATTCTGATTGCAGCGGGTGGGACTCATCTGGCATCTAATATTCAGATTAAGAAGCCCCTTTGTCTG ATTGGTGGAGGTGAGCTTGCAGATGATACAATACTTATCTGTACCAGAGGTTCAGACAG TGCATTGGAGTTCTTGTCTACCTGTAAATTGGCAAACCTGACGGTGAAGGCGGAGCTGGGCTGTTGCTTGCTTCATAGGAGTGGGAGGCTGATTATCGATGGCTGTATTCTCCAATGCGAATCCAATCCCTTAGACCACCTTTCCTATCCAATAATGAGCACAGCTAATAGTTCTGAGGTATTCCGGTCACTAGTTAAGGGTCGCGGTGATGGTGTCTCGGTTTCTCGAACTCGTATCGAAGGAGGCGCGAAAGCCGTTTTAACCAGTGGAACCCTCTCGCTGCAGCGGGTTCGAGTCATTTATGCTCGAACTTCGGTCTTTTTCTGGTTTGATGTAGAACAGATGCAGAGCTTTTCTGAATGA
- the LOC127807377 gene encoding LOW QUALITY PROTEIN: protein LNK2 (The sequence of the model RefSeq protein was modified relative to this genomic sequence to represent the inferred CDS: inserted 1 base in 1 codon) encodes MFDWNDEELDNIIWGEPGEIDDHIVPFREGSEDKPPGLQGDHIKKEQDHDATNAKPAGQKKLAKIEYTRGEQASPLHYDTNEGISASGYNMDPLPDLSSKHLVRIHQXSMGTEVSNVLTEATEFGSKGGKSITYIIQNQHETREQSDFVDYGWDNIGSFDDLDRIFSNDDSVFGNVSLGNANELWPSSKDIANSPEGSFQLSMDSPSLGLGTQRSTSGHFEVKTEYVQDQDHSSTHGYVKMNYLASYSQQNVHAGGDQVDYVGVKSKHVAKEKSDIELLGKTPEFNSNLAAENIATLNEFRDEAQGKNQRKISRSHKKSGGSVGQQSQDSCATWSLSSNQFQQLDDQIALSMPQITSSVLYEQIQLQRPASSQYQQSTTPLAASSVNGSIKNQCCTVNNFPQIHSREDNQAALSGYEVSSSITNPLSRSLGASTKSLIMTPQEKIEKLRWRQQMQALLAIQKQQQQLNHQVTCNDLSVAQKFLHANQVQKMQGGDIAVENNSTLPSNDPNSNIEQDDSDAISLAIENNYSVEDTVLHQLQDIVTKLDIRIRLCIRDSLFRLAQSTMQRHYPSETSSTNKDSRNELEILTTEEASHHNRLTQLSNVETATNPIDRTVAHLLFHRSIKLSTKHPDTPESPASAKFPCERKTAGSLNSPRGTLPDNYISKQDMSICASRDPIPGLHAEGDCSKNNPCMDTSENASNAEAVAAADDRGTGVN; translated from the exons ATGTTTGATTGGAACGACGAAGAG cttgataatataatatgggGTGAGCCTGGTGAGATTGATGACCATATTGTGCCTTTCCGTGAGGGAAGTGAAGATAAGCCTCCAGGATTACAGGGAGATCACATTAAAAAGGAGCAGGATCATGATGCTACAAATGCTAAACCAGCTGGGCAGAAGAAACTTGCTAAAATTGAATATACTAGGGGTGAACAAGCGAGCCCTTTGCACTATGATACGAATGAAGGAATTTCTGCATCAGGATATAACATGGATCCATTGCCTGATTTATCTTCTAAACATCTTGTCAGAATTCATC GGTCCATGGGGACCGAAGTATCTAATGTTTTAACTGAAGCCACAGAATTTGGTTCTAAGGGAGGTAAGAGTATTACTT ATATTATTCAGAATCAGCATGAAACTAGGGAGCAAAGTGATTTTGTTGACTACGGCTGGGATAACATTGGAAGCTTTGATGATCTTGATAGAATTTTCAG CAATGACGACTCAGTATTTGGAAATGTGAGTCTTGGTAATGCAAATGAGTTGTGGCCATCTTCAAAAGACATAGCAAATAGTCCTGAAGGATCTTTTCAGTTATCAATGGACTCTCCAAGTTTGGGTTTAGGAACACAGAGGAGTACATCTGGACATTTTGAAGTTAAAACAGAATATGTACAAGATCAAGACCATTCTTCAACACATGGCTATGTGAAAATGAACTATCTGGCATCCTATTCTCAGCAAAATGTTCATGCAGGTGGTGATCAGGTAGACTATGTCGGAGTTAAAAGTAAGCATGTAGCAAAGGAGAAG AGTGATATTGAATTGCTTGGGAAGACCCCAGAATTCAACTCCAACCTTGCTGCTGAAAATATTGCGACATTAAATGAATTCAGAGACGAg GCACAGGGGAAGAATCAGAGAAAAATATCCAGAAGCCATAAAAAATCAGGAGGATCTGTTGGACAACAGTCACAAGATTCATGTGCTACCTGGTCTCTATCTTCAAACCAATTCCAGCAGCTTGATGATCAAATTGCACTGTCAATGCCACAAATTACATCTTCTGTTCTCTATGAGCAAATACAGCTACAGAGACCTGCGTCATCACAATATCAGCAATCTACCACCCCATTAGCAGCCTCTTCTGTGAATGGAAGTATCAAAAATCAATGTTGCACTGTGAACAATTTTCCACAAATACATTCTAGAGAAGATAATCAAGCAGCACTTTCTGGTTATGAAGTTTCTTCAAGTATCACAAATCCTTTAAGCAGGTCTCTGGGTGCCTCCACAAAGTCACTGATAATGACACCTCaggaaaagattgaaaaattaaGATGGAGGCAGCAAATGCAAGCTTTGCTTGCAATTCAGAAACAGCAGCAGCAACTCAATCATCAAGTCACTTGTAATGATCTTTCAGTTGCTCAAAAGTTCCTGCATGCAAATCAAGTCCAGAAGATGCAGGGAGGGGATATTGCAGTTGAAAACAATAGCACCCTACCTTCAAATGATCCAAACTCAAACATTGAACAGGATGACTCCGATGCAATCTCTTTGgcaattgaaaataattattcagTGGAGGATACTGTTCTTCACCAGCTTCAGGACATTGTTACCAAG TTGGACATCCGAATAAGACTCTGTATACGAGATAGCTTGTTTCGATTGGCTCAAAGTACAATGCAAAGGCATTATCCTAGTGAGACAAGCAGCACAAACAAAGATAGCAGAAATGAGCTTGAAATCCTCACAACAGAAGAAGCGAGTCATCATAACAG GTTGACTCAACTGTCCAATGTGGAGACAGCAACCAATCCCATTGACCGAACCGTGGCTCATCTGCTTTTCCACAGATCTATTAAATTATCCACAAAACATCCCGACACCCCTGAATCACCAGCATCAGCTAAGTTCCCGTGTGAAAGAAAGACTGCTGGTTCATTGAATTCACCTAGAGGGACCTTGCCTGACAATTACATAAGTAAACAGGATATGTCAATCTGTGCTTCAAGAGATCCTATTCCTGGCCTACATGCCGAAGGAGATTGCTCTAAAAACAATCCCTGCATGGATACTTCTGAGAATGCTTCAAACGCTGAAGCAGTAGCAGCAGCAGATGATAGAGGTACAGGGGTTAATTGA
- the LOC127800163 gene encoding uncharacterized protein LOC127800163 — translation MPDVNALVNDFVIKLRKRKIEGSKATAKQTAELLRSVISQQRIPHSNQAQSGALIDAVKAVGQQLVEANPVELAVGNIVRRILHIIREEDLSLTTAAIGGLSLPAASDDDDDVDRDDHPVLSAAAVAAAARSTLRPPSLQTLLEDVPHSAAIPHTSSGGDSEGKSKSADKSSRSRKLKHNVIEAVNELIQDIGTCHEQIAEQAVEHIHHNEVILTLGNSTTVSEFLCAANEKKRSFRVFVAEGAPRYQGHVLAKELASRGLQTTVIMDSAVFALISRVNMVIVGAHAVMANGGVVAPVGLNMVALAAKRHAVPFVVLAGIHKLCPLYPHNPEVLLNELKSPSDLLDFGEFSDCMDFGSSTGSPLLHVINPAFDYVPPKLVSLFITDTGGHNPSYIYRLIADYYSADDLVLQRRLDS, via the exons ATGCCGGACGTGAATGCTCTCGTAAATGATTTCGTAATCAAGCTCCGAAAACG AAAAATTGAGGGTTCAAAGGCTACCGCCAAGCAGACGGCGGAGCTGCTCCGTTCGGTGATTTCGCAGCAGCGAATTCCGCACTCTAACCAGGCTCAGTCTGGGGCTCTGATTGATGCTGTAAAGGCTGTCGGACAGCAGCTCGTCGAGGCAAATCCCGTGG AGCTCGCTGTTGGTAATATCGTGAGGCGCATTTTACACATCATCAGAGAAGAGGATCTTTCTCTCACTACGGCTGCCATTGGTGGGTTGAGTTTGCCTGCTgcaagtgatgatgatgatgatgttgatcGAGATGATCATCCAGTTTTGTCGGCTGCagctgttgctgctgctgctagaAGCACTCTAAGGCCACCATCCTTGCAGACACTTCTTGAAGACGTCCCTCATTCAGCAGCTATTCCTCATACTTCTTCTGGGGGTGATTCTGAAGGAAAAAGCAAAT CTGCTGATAAAAGTTCGAGGAGCCGAAAGCTAAAGCATAATGTTATTGAGGCAGTTAATGAGCTTATTCAAGATATTGGCACTTGCCATGAGCAGATTGCTGAGCAAGCTGTGGAGCATATACATCACAA CGAAGTAATTTTGACATTAGGCAATTCAACAACAGTAAGCGAGTTTCTTTGTGCTGCAAATGAGAAAAAAAGGTCATTTCGGGTATTTGTTGCTGAAGGTGCTCCAAG ATATCAGGGCCATGTTCTTGCAAAAGAATTGGCTTCAAGAGGATTGCAGACTACAGTAATTATGGACTCTGCTGTTTTTGCCTTGATTTCCCGAGTAAACATG GTTATTGTTGGAGCTCATGCTGTCATGGCCAATGGTGGGGTTGTAGCACCTGTTGGGTTAAATATGGTTGCATTGGCAGCCAAAAGGCATGCCGTCCCTTTTGTCGTGCTTGCTGGCATTCACAAG TTGTGCCCCTTGTATCCTCACAACCCAGAGGTCTTACTCAATGAGCTAAAGTCACCTTCTGATCTTCTGGACTTCGGAGAGTTCTCAGATTGCATGGATTTTGGAAGTTCTACTGGTTCCCCTCTTCTTCATGTCATCAATCCTGCATTTGATTATGTACCGCCAAAGCTTGTTAGTTTATTCATTACAGACAC AGGTGGGCATAATCCATCATACATTTATCGTCTCATTGCGGATTATTATTCTGCCGATGATTTGGTATTGCAACGGAGACTTGATTCTTGA